One window from the genome of Eucalyptus grandis isolate ANBG69807.140 chromosome 7, ASM1654582v1, whole genome shotgun sequence encodes:
- the LOC104452614 gene encoding cleavage and polyadenylation specificity factor subunit 3-I yields MASVGQAPSLKRWDPPAAREGDQLIITPLGAGNEVGRSCVYMSFKGKTVLFDCGIHPAYSGMAALPYFDEIDPSTIDVLLITHFHLDHAASLPYFLEKTTFKGRVFMTHATKAIYKLLLSDYVKVSKVSVEDMLFDEQDIFRSMDKIEVIDFHQTLEVNGIRFWCYTAGHVLGAAMFMVDIAGVRVLYTGDYSREEDRHLRAAEIPQFSPDICIIESTYGVQLHQPRHIREKRFTDVIHSTVSRGGRVLIPAFALGRAQELLLILDEYWSNHPELHNIPIYYASPLAKKCMAVYQTYINSMNERIRSQFATSNPFDFKHISPLKSIESFNDVGPSVVMASPSGLQSGLSRQLFDMWCSDKKNACVIPGYVVEGTPAKTIINEPKEVTLMNGLTAPLNMQVHYISFSAHADFAQTSAFLDEVMPPNIVLVHGEANEMGRLKQKLVTQFADRNNKIMTPKNCQSVELYFNSEKMAKTIGRLAEKTPEVGETVSGLLVKKGFTYQIMAPEDLHVFSQLSTANINQRITIPYTGAFGVISHRLKQIYGSVESSVDEESGIPMLRVHDRVTVKHESDKHISVHWTSDPISDIVSDSVVALVLNISREIPKFVVETEAMKTEEESEKKAEKVIHALLVSLFGDVKFGENGRLVINVDGNVAHLDKQSGDVESEDDGLRERVRTAFQRIQSAVKPITLSAS; encoded by the exons ATGGCTTCGGTTGGGCAGGCGCCGTCTCTGAAGAGGTGGGATCCGCCGGCCGCGAGAGAAGGCGACCAGCTGATCATCACTCCTCTTGGCGCTGGCAACGAAGTGGGTCGGTCATGCGTCTACATGTCTTTCAAAGGGAAGACCGTGTTG TTTGATTGTGGAATTCATCCTGCTTACTCGGGCATGGCCGCTCTTCCGTACTTCGATGAGATTGACCCTTCGACAATCGATGTCCTCCTAATTACTCA CTTCCACTTGGATCATGCAGCTTCCTTACCATACTTTTTGGAAAAG ACCACATTTAAAGGTCGTGTCTTCATGACTCATGCTACGAAGGCTATATACAAGCTGCTTTTGTCAGATTATGTAAAAGTGAGCAAGGTCTCAGTTGAAGATATGCTTTTTGATGAACAGGATATATTTCGTTCAATGGATAAGATTGAG GTAATTGATTTCCACCAAACACTTGAAGTGAATGGGATTCGGTTTTGGTGCTATACTGCTGGCCATGTTCTCGGTGCTGCAATGTTCATGGTCGATATTGCTGGTGTACGAGTCCTTTATACAGGTGATTATTCCCGTGAAGAAGATAGGCATCTCCGAGCTGCAGAGATTCCTCAGTTCTCACCTGATATCTGCATAATTGAGTCCACTTATGGAGTGCAGCTTCATCAACCTCGTCATATTCGGGAGAAACGCTTCACTGATGTCATCCATTCTACTGTTTCTCGAGGAGGTAGAGTCCTTATCCCTGCATTTGCTCTTGGTCGTGCTCAAGAACTTCTGTTGATCCTTGACGAGTACTGGTCCAACCACCCTGAGCTTCATAATATTCCTATATATTATGCTTCCCCTCTTGCGAAGAAGTGTATGGCTGTTTATCAAACATATATCAATTCCATGAATGAAAGGATCCGAAGCCAATTTGCAACATCAAATCCTTTTGACTTCAAGCATATCTCGCCGCTAAAGAGTATTGAGAGTTTTAATGATGTCGGTCCCTCAGTCGTTATGGCTAGTCCCAGTGGGCTTCAAAGTGGGTTATCGCGTCAACTATTTGACATGTGGTGCTCTGACAAGAAAAATGCTTGTGTTATTCCTGGATATGTCGTGGAAGGGACACCGGCGAAGACCATCATCAATGAACCGAAGGAAGTCACTCTGATGAATGGTCTCACTGCTCCTCTTAACATGCAAGTTCATTATATTTCCTTCTCTGCCCATGCTGATTTTGCTCAGACAAGTGCATTTTTGGATGAGGTAATGCCTCCGAACATTGTTCTTGTACATGGAGAAGCAAATGAGATGGGAAGGCTGAAACAAAAACTGGTAACTCAGTTTGCTGATCGCAACAACAAAATTATGACGCCAAAGAATTGTCAATCAGTTGAATTGTACTTCAATTCGGAGAAAATGGCAAAAACTATTGGGAGGCTGGCTGAGAAGACCCCAGAAGTGGGTGAGACTGTTAGTGGCCTTCTAGTAAAGAAAGGCTTCACTTATCAAATAATGGCACCTGAAGATCTTCATGTTTTCTCTCAGTTATCCACAGCAAATATTAATCAGAGGATCACAATTCCCTACACAGGTGCATTTGGTGTGATAAGCCACCGGCTCAAGCAGATATATGGAAGTGTGGAATCTTCAGTAGACGAGGAATCTGGCATTCCCATGTTACGTGTGCATGACCGAGTAACAGTGAAGCATGAATCTGATAAACATATTTCAGTGCACTGGACATCAGATCCTATTAGTGACATAGTTTCAGATTCTGTTGTTGCTCTTGTCTTGAACATAAGCCGTGAGATTCCCAAGTTCGTGGTTGAAACAGAGGCTATGAAaactgaagaagaaagtgaGAAAAAGGCAGAGAAGGTCATTCATGCACTTCTGGTTTCTCTCTTTGGGGATGTGAAATTTGGTGAGAATGGGAGGCTGGTGATAAATGTTGATGGTAATGTAGCGCATCTGGACAAGCAGAGTGGGGACGTGGAGAGTGAAGATGATGGCCTTCGGGAAAGGGTGAGGACTGCATTTCAGCGAATCCAGAGTGCTGTAAAACCAATAACCCTGTCAGCTTCTTAG
- the LOC104452615 gene encoding cleavage and polyadenylation specificity factor subunit 3-I: protein MASIGQAPSLKRRDPPAGREGDQLIITPLGAGNEVGRSCVYMSFKGKTLLFDCGIHPAYSGMAALPYFDEIDPSTIDVLLITHFHLDHAASLPYFLEKTTFKGRVFMTHATKAIYKLLLSDYVKVSKVSVEDMLFDEQDISRSMDKIEVIDFHQTVEVNGIRFWCYTAGHVLGAAMFMVDIAGVRVLYTGDYSREEDRHLRAAEIPQFSPDICIIESTYGVQLHQPRHIREKRFTDVIHSTVSRGGRVLIPAYALGRAQELLLILDEFWSNHPELHNIPIYYASPLAKKCMAVYQTYINSMNERVRSQFAASNPFDFKHISPLKSIENFNDVGPSVVMASPGGLQSGLSRQLFDMWCSDRKNACVIPGYVVEGTLAKTIINEPKEVTLMSGLTAHLNMQVHYISFSAHADFAQTSAFLDEVMPPNIVLVHGEVHEMGRLKQKLLTQFADRNTNIIMPKNCQSVEMYFNSEKMAKTIGRLAEKTPEVGETVGGLLVKKGFSYQIMAPEDVHVFSQLSTSTINQRITIPYTGAFGVISHRLKQIYESVESSVDDESGMSTLRVHDRVTVKHESDKHISVHWTSDPVSDMVSDSVVALILNISHEIPKVVVETEAMKTEEESEKRVEKISHALLVSLFGDVKSCENGKLVINVDGNVAHLDKQSGDVESENEGLKERVRTAFRQIQSAVKPISLSAS from the exons ATGGCTTCGATAGGACAGGCGCCGTCTCTGAAGAGGCGGGATCCACCGGCAGGGAGAGAAGGCGACCAGCTGATCATCACTCCTCTCGGCGCTGGCAATGAAGTGGGTCGGTCTTGTGTCTACATGTCTTTCAAAGGAAAGACTCTGTTG TTTGATTGTGGAATTCATCCTGCTTACTCTGGCATGGCCGCTCTTCCGTACTTCGATGAGATTGACCCTTCGACAATTGATGTCCTCCTAATTACTCA CTTCCACTTGGATCATGCAGCTTCGTTACCATACTTTTTGGAAAAG ACTACATTTAAAGGTCGTGTCTTCATGACTCATGCTACGAAGGCTATATACAAGCTACTTTTGTCAGATTATGTAAAAGTGAGCAAGGTCTCAGTTGAAGATATGCTTTTTGATGAACAGGATATATCCCGTTCAATGGATAAGATTGAG GTAATTGATTTCCACCAAACAGTTGAAGTGAATGGTATTCGATTTTGGTGTTATACTGCTGGCCATGTTCTCGGTGCTGCAATGTTCATGGTCGATATCGCTGGTGTACGAGTCCTTTATACAGGTGATTATTCTCGTGAAGAAGATAGGCATCTCCGAGCTGCAGAGATTCCACAGTTCTCACCTGATATCTGCATAATAGAGTCCACTTATGGAGTGCAGCTTCATCAACCTCGTCATATTCGGGAGAAACGCTTCACTGATGTCATCCATTCTACTGTTTCTCGAGGAGGTAGAGTCCTTATCCCTGCATATGCTCTTGGTCGTGCTCAAGAACTTCTGTTGATCCTTGACGAGTTCTGGTCTAACCACCCTGAGCTCCATAATATTCCTATATATTATGCTTCCCCCCTTGCAAAGAAGTGTATGGCAGTTTATCAAACCTATATCAATTCCATGAATGAGAGGGTCCGTAGCCAATTTGCAGCATCAAATCCTTTTGACTTCAAGCACATTTCACCACTAAAGAGTATTGAGAATTTTAATGATGTTGGTCCATCGGTTGTTATGGCTAGTCCCGGTGGGCTTCAAAGTGGGTTATCGCGTCAGCTATTTGACATGTGGTGCTCTGACAGGAAGAATGCTTGTGTTATTCCTGGGTATGTCGTGGAAGGGACTCTGGCAAAGACCATCATCAATGAACCAAAGGAAGTCACTCTGATGAGTGGTCTCACTGCTCATCTCAACATGCAAGTCCATTATATTTCCTTCTCTGCCCATGCTGATTTTGCTCAGACAAGTGCATTTTTGGACGAGGTAATGCCTCCGAACATTGTTCTTGTTCATGGAGAAGTACATGAGATGGGAAGGCTCAAACAGAAGCTCTTAACTCAGTTTGCTGATCGCAACACCAATATCATCATGCCAAAAAATTGTCAATCAGTCGAAATGTACTTCAATTCAGAGAAAATGGCAAAAACTATTGGGAGGCTGGCTGAGAAGACCCCAGAAGTGGGTGAGACTGTAGGTGGCCTCCTGGTAAAGAAAGGCTTTTCTTATCAAATTATGGCACCTGAAGATGTTCACGTTTTCTCTCAGTTGTCCACATCAACTATTAATCAGAGGATCACGATTCCTTATACAGGTGCGTTTGGTGTAATAAGCCACCGACTGAAGCAGATATATGAAAGTGTGGAATCTTCAGTAGATGATGAATCTGGTATGTCCACGTTACGTGTGCATGATCGAGTAACAGTGAAGCACGAATCTGATAAACATATTTCAGTGCACTGGACGTCGGATCCGGTAAGCGACATGGTTTCAGATTCTGTTGTTGCTCTTATCTTGAACATAAGCCATGAGATTCCAAAGGTTGTGGTTGAAACAGAGGCCATGAAaactgaagaagaaagtgaGAAAAGGGTAGAGAAGATCAGCCACGCACTTTTAGTTTCTCTCTTTGGGGATGTGAAGTCTTGTGAGAATGGGAAGCTGGTGATAAATGTGGATGGGAATGTAGCGCATCTGGACAAACAGAGTGGGGATGTGGAGAGTGAAAATGAAGGCCTTAAGGAAAGGGTAAGGACTGCATTTCGGCAAATCCAGAGTGCTGTAAAACCAATATCCCTGTCGGCTTCTTAG